From a single Populus nigra chromosome 18, ddPopNigr1.1, whole genome shotgun sequence genomic region:
- the LOC133677833 gene encoding uncharacterized protein LOC133677833, with protein MALQWMILTYLVAAEAVIAVLLTLPSPKLLKDRLVSLISLVLQPALFIVPFAGFQLLDIYWKMEHRLMCTGETCTAAERDRYEKSIYKAQRNVILCISACLLYWCVYRVCKFYKEIQSLEEVEKRYKDQ; from the exons ATGGCGTTGCAATGGATGATACTGACATACCTAGTGGCAGCAGAGGCAGTAATAGCGGTACTCTTAACACTACCGTCGCCAAAGCTATTGAAGGACCGATTGGTTTCTCTCATCTCTCTCGTTCTCCAGCCGGCTCTCTTTATTGTCCCTTTTGCCGGATTCCAGCTCCTgg ATATATATTGGAAAATGGAGCATCGATTGATGTGCACTGGTGAGACCTGCACCGCTGCTGAAAGAGATCGTTATGAGAAATCT ATCTACAAAGCTCAAAGGAATGTCATTCTTTGCATTTCAGCATGCCTTCTCTACTG GTGTGTTTATCGTGTATGCAAATTTTACAAGGAGATTCAGAGCTTGGAGGAAGTAGAGAAGAGGTACAAGGACCAGTAG
- the LOC133678310 gene encoding peroxidase 3-like, translated as MKTAFIFACVAVLTVVGVCQAGDLRKNFYRTSCPAAESIVKNITERRAASNPNLPAKLLRMHFHDCFVRGCDASVLINSTANSTAEKDAIPNLSLAGFDVIDEIKTELENKCAGKVSCADILALAARDAVSAQFKKSMWEVLTGRRDGNVSVASEALANIPSPFLNFSSLVQSFKNKGLTVHDLVVLSGAHTIGVGHCNLFSNRLYNFTGKGDQDPSLNSTYAAFLKTKCQSLSDTTTTVEMDPGSSQNFDASYFVILKQQKGLFQSDAALLTDKTSSNIVGELVKSTDFLKEFSQSMKRMGAIGVLTGNSGEIRKTCGVINS; from the exons ATGAAGACTGCTTTTATTTTTGCTTGTGTAGCAGTCTTGACAGTTGTTGGGGTTTGTCAGGCTGGTGATTTGAGGAAGAACTTCTACAGGACCTCTTGCCCTGCAGCTGAGAGCATCGTCAAAAATATCACTGAAAGACGTGCCGCAAGCAACCCCAACTTACCTGCAAAGTTACTGAGAATGCATTTTCATGACTGCTTCGTAAGG GGTTGCGATGCCTCCGTTTTAATAAACTCGACAGCAAATAGCACAGCGGAGAAGGATGCAATTCCAAATCTATCTTTGGCAGGCTTCGATGTTATTGATGAGATAAAAACGGAGCTAGAGAACAAATGTGCAGGAAAAGTATCCTGTGCTGACATTTTGGCCTTGGCTGCCAGGGATGCGGTCTCAGCCCAG TTCAAAAAATCAATGTGGGAAGTGCTTACTGGTAGAAGAGATGGTAATGTGTCAGTAGCTTCGGAGGCCCTGGCAAACATTCCTTCCCCATTCTTAAACTTTTCCAGCCTCGTTCAAAGTTTCAAGAACAAGGGACTAACTGTTCATGATCTCGTTGTACTATCAG GGGCACATACCATTGGTGTTGGCCACTGCAACCTGTTCAGCAACCGACTCTACAACTTCACAGGAAAAGGAGACCAGGATCCTTCTTTGAACTCAACATACGCTGCTTTCTTAAAGACCAAATGCCAAAGTCTTAGCGACACAACCACCACAGTAGAGATGGACCCTGGCAGCTCTCAGAATTTCGATGCTTCTTACTTTGTTATCCTTAAACAGCAAAAGGGTCTCTTCCAATCTGACGCAGCCCTTCTAACAGACAAAACTTCGAGTAATATTGTTGGAGAGTTGGTTAAATCAACTGATTTTCTCAAAGAATTCTCCCAGTCAATGAAAAGAATGGGAGCAATTGGGGTTCTTACGGGCAACTCAGGGGAGATCAGAAAGACGTGCGGCGTTATCAATTCCTGA